The Mesorhizobium sp. M3A.F.Ca.ET.080.04.2.1 genome contains the following window.
AGCCGGGATGCGGCCGAACGGGTGATGCTCCAGATACCAGGCGGGAATGCCTTCAGCCGCGAAGATATCGAGCGGCACGAGTTCGTAGTTGACGCCCTTCTCCTCCAGCGTCATCCGCGCGATGCGCACATAGACGCTGTAGTCGGCACCGTAGAGAGTTGGCTTGGCCATCGATCAGCTCTCCCTTCCCTCGCGGTCGTACCAAAAAGTGAAGGCTCCTTTCGGAGCCTTCGGTATGCCGGGACTTTGCCACGCGGTCCGGCCCTCCGCTATGGCTCCGGGCGCTCGTTGGTTGAAAAGCCCATTTTGGGGCTTTTCAAACGCTTCGCGCACCGCTCCTCACCCCATGGCCTTCTGCAAGTTCTCGTCGATCTTGTCGAGGAAGCCGGTGGTCGACAGCCAGGGCTGGTCGGGGCCGATCAGCAGCGACAGGTCCTTGGTCATGAAGCCGGCCTCGACGGTCTGGATGCAGACCTTTTCCAGCGTCTCGGCGAAGCGCTTCAACTCGGCATTGTCGTCGAGCTTGGCGCGGTGGGCGAGGCCGCGCGTCCAGGCGAAGATCGAGGCGATCGAATTGGTCGAGGTCTCCTCGCCCTTCTGATGCTGGCGATAGTGGCGGGTGACGGTGCCGTGAGCGGCCTCCGCTTCCACCGTCTTGCCGTCCGGAGTCATCAGCACCGAGGTCATCAGGCCGAGCGAGCCGAATCCTTGAGCCACTGTGTCGGACTGCACGTCGCCATCATAGTTCTTGCAGGCCCAGACATAGCCGCCCGACCACTTCAGGCTGGAGGCGACCATGTCGTCGATCAGGCGGTGCTCGTACCAGAGCTTCTTCGACTTGAACTCGGCCTCGAATTCCTGCTCGTAGACTTCCTGGAAGATGTCCTTGAAGCGGCCGTCATAGGCCTTGAGGATGGTGTTCTTGGTCGAAAGGTAAACCGGATAGTTGCGCAGCAGGCCATAGTTGAGCGAAGCGCGGGCGAACTCGCGGATCGATTCGTCCAGATTGTACATGGCCATGGCAACGCCGGACGAGGGCGCGTCGAAAACGTCGTGCTCGATGACCTGGCCGTCCTCGCCGACGAACTTGATCGTCAGCTTGCCCTTGCCGGGGAAGCGGAAGTCGGTGGCGCGGTACTGATCGCCGAAGGCATGACGGCCGACGATGATCGGCTTGGTCCAGCCGGGCACAAGGCGCGGCACGTTCTTCATGATAATCGGCTCGCGAAAGATGGTCCCGCCGAGGATGTTGCGGATCGTGCCGTTCGGCGACTTCCACATCTTCTTGAGCTTGAATTCCTCGACACGCTGCTCGTCGGGCGTGATCGTCGCGCATTTTACGCCGACGCCGTATTTCTTGATGGCGTTTGCCGAGTCGACCGTCACCTGATCGTTGGTGGCGTCGCGATGCTCGATGCCGAGGTCGTAGTAGTCCAGCTTGATGTCGAGATAGGGGTGGATCAGCTTGTCCTTGATGAACTGCCAGATGATGCGGGTCATCTCGTCGCCGTCGAGCTCGACGACCGGGTTCGCCACCTTGATCTTCGCCATGAAAGAATGCCTCGTTGCTGGGGATCTGAACGGCCTCGCGCACATGGCTTTCGGCCGGGGTTGCGGAGCGTATATCAAAGCCTTTTTGAGCGCGCAAACCGCGATCCGCAGCACTATGGCAAGTCTCGTTCTTGTGAGTGCTTCATTTTCCGGGTCGGATGTGGCAGGGGACGCCGAAACGCCGCAAATCCTGATTACCGACAGCTATGTCCACCAGTGAAGACCTACCCAATACCGCTGCCGCCGGGCCGGCAATCATCCTCGTCGAGCCGCAGCTTGGCGAGAATATCGGTATGGTCGCGCGCGCCATGGCGAATTTCGGCCTTGCCGAGCTGCGGCTGGTCAATCCGCGCGACGGCTGGCCGAGCGAGAAGGCGCGCGCTGCCGCCAGCCGTGCCGACCATGTCATCGACACCACCAAGGTATTCGACGACCTGGCCTCGGCCGTCGCCGACCTCAACTTCGTCTTTGCCACTACGGCACGCGAGCGCGACGGCTTCAAGCCGGTGCGAGGTCCGGTGGAGGCTGGCAGGGCGCTGAGGGCCCGCGCCGCGGCGGGGCAGCGCACCGGTATCCTGTTCGGCCGCGAGCGCTTCGGTCTCTACAATGACGAAGTCGGCCTGGCCGACGAGATCGTGACCTTTCCCGTCGATCCCGGCTTCTCCTCGCTCAACATCGCGCAGGCCGTGCTCTTGATGTCCTATGAGTGGATGAAGTCCGGCCTCATTGAGGAGACCGCGACCAATTTCTCCGGACCGGAACTCGTGCCGGCGAGCAAGGAACAACTGCACAGCCTGTTTGCCTATCTCGAAGGCGCGCTCGAGGCGCGCGGTTATTTCCGCCCGGAAGAAAAGAAGCCGAAGATGGTCGACAATCTGCGCGCGGTGCTGACGCGGGCGGGGTTCGCCGAGCCGGAGTTGAAGGTGCTGCGCGGCATCATCTCGTCGCTCGATAGGTTCTCGCCGGCCATGCCGCGCGGCGACGGCTCTCCGGCGGACGATCCGAGACGGCTTCCCGCGGCGGCTCAGCGAAGCAAGCCGGCGCAGGACAAAGAATAGCACCGCTTAACTTGGACCCTCGCCAGTAACCGAATCTTATTCGGTTTGATCCAGCATGCCGGAAACTGGGGGTGCTGGATGTTTACGTCCAATATCGGTCGCCTGCGCTTCTTTTTCTACTCTTGCGCCTTGACGGTGGCGGAAATCGTGGCGGTTGTCGTCTGCATTTCCGCAACGATCGGCTTTGAGGGCTTGATCAATTCGCCGCCGGGCCCGTCGCGGCAAGGAATGGCGGGCGCCGTTCTGGTCGTATCGCTCGCGATCGTTCTGGCGCGAGGCAATGTCGCTTGGCGCCGGAGCCGCGACGCCAATGGGGCGGCCTGGATCTTCTGGGCCTATTTCGTGCTTTCCGCCATCTACGCGCTCCTGCAGGCGGGCACGCTGCTGGTCATCGAGTTCGGCAATCCAGAAAGCACGCCTGGCGGTCTGAACCTGCTCGGTCTGTCTATATTCGGCCTCTGGGCCACGATCCTCTGGGCGAAGCCGGTTGCCGGCAGCAACATCGAGGAACTGACATCCGTTTTCGACTTCGACGGTTCGGTGCCGGCGCCAACGCGCGCTGAGCGGATGGCGATGAGCGCAGCCGCGCCCGCCACCTCGCGCAACGCCGCGCCGGCCGCGCGACCGGCACCTGCAGCACAGCCGTTGGGCCGGCCGCGGCCCGCGGGTTTCGGCAAGCGGGGACTCTAAAGCTGCGCAAAAGCTGCTGGCATTTGTCACTTCAACACCATGATCGTTCCAGATAGAAGCGCCAGTGGCCAATCACCGGCCAGGCTCTTCTTGCGGTCCCGATGACATGAACGAACGATCAAGCCAGCGCCCGATCCTGATGTTCGATTCCGGGGTCGGCGGGCTGACGGTGCTGCGCGAGGCGCGCGTGCTGATGCCCGACCGCCGTTTCATCTATGTCGCCGACGATGCGGCATTCCCCTACGGCGCCTGGGAGGAGCCGGCGCTGAAGGAACACATTCTTTCGCTGTTCGGCAAATTGCTCGACCGTTTCCGGCCATCGATCTCGGTGATTGCCTGCAACACCGCCTCGACCCTGGTGATCGAAGCGCTGCGCGAGAAATTCCCCGGCCATCCCTTCGTCGGCACGGTGCCGGCGATCAAACCGGCGGCCGAGCGCACTCGTTCGGGCCTCGTTTCAGTGCTGGCGACGCCCGGCACGGTGAAACGCCAGTACACGCGTGACCTGATCAGCAAATGGGCGCAGAAGTGCCATGTCCGCCTGGTCGGCAGCGACCGGCTGGCGGGACTGGCCGAGATCTACATGCGCGAGGGCTTTGTCGACGAGGAGGCCGTGCGCGCCGAGATCGCGCCGTGCTTCATCGAGCATGACGGGCAGCGCACCGATATCGTGGTGCTTGCCTGCACGCATTATCCGTTTCTTGCCAATCGCATGCGCAAGACCGCGCCCTGGCCGGTGGACTGGATCGATCCGGCCGAAGCGATCGCGCGCCGCGCCCTGTCGCTGCTCGATCCCAGTGGCGCAGCGTCGGGCGAGAACGAGGCCGACATCGCCGTCTTCACCTCCGGCAAGGCCGATTTCGCCATCAGGCGTCTCATTCAAGGCTTTGGGCTGACCGCGGCTTGAGCCTGGAACTGCGCCGGCAGCGCCGCGTTGATTCTCCTCAAGCAAGAGGAGAAACCGCCATGCCCGCCAGATCGCAAGCCCAGCAGAAGGCTGCCGGCGCCGCGCTTTCGGCAAAGCGCGGCGAGACCAAGAAGAGCGAGCTCAAAGGCGCTTCGCGCGAAATGTATGAATCGATGAGCGAGAAGCAGCTCGAGGAGTTCGCCGAAACCAAGCGCAAGGACCTGCCGAAGAAGAAGGACAGCTGAGCGGCCCGAAAGGCGCGGCCTTCAGTCCTCCGCCGCAAGAAGCTTGGATGATCGGCGCGTCCGGATGGGTGCCGGCTGCGCCAGTCAGAAGCTTGACAGCGCTCAAATCTCCGTTTAACGACCCTGCCAACACCGGGTGGCAACGCCCGGTGGTTTCTTTTGCATGGGCGAGACCGACGCCAGCCTATCGGTGGTCTTGCTCGAATTGACGTGTCCCGTGGGTCTTCCGTCGCGTTGCGTGGAAAACCCTGTCAGGTCTCGAAAACGGAGGCCAGAGGAGGGCGCGTTTCCT
Protein-coding sequences here:
- a CDS encoding NADP-dependent isocitrate dehydrogenase, with the protein product MAKIKVANPVVELDGDEMTRIIWQFIKDKLIHPYLDIKLDYYDLGIEHRDATNDQVTVDSANAIKKYGVGVKCATITPDEQRVEEFKLKKMWKSPNGTIRNILGGTIFREPIIMKNVPRLVPGWTKPIIVGRHAFGDQYRATDFRFPGKGKLTIKFVGEDGQVIEHDVFDAPSSGVAMAMYNLDESIREFARASLNYGLLRNYPVYLSTKNTILKAYDGRFKDIFQEVYEQEFEAEFKSKKLWYEHRLIDDMVASSLKWSGGYVWACKNYDGDVQSDTVAQGFGSLGLMTSVLMTPDGKTVEAEAAHGTVTRHYRQHQKGEETSTNSIASIFAWTRGLAHRAKLDDNAELKRFAETLEKVCIQTVEAGFMTKDLSLLIGPDQPWLSTTGFLDKIDENLQKAMG
- a CDS encoding RNA methyltransferase, encoding MSTSEDLPNTAAAGPAIILVEPQLGENIGMVARAMANFGLAELRLVNPRDGWPSEKARAAASRADHVIDTTKVFDDLASAVADLNFVFATTARERDGFKPVRGPVEAGRALRARAAAGQRTGILFGRERFGLYNDEVGLADEIVTFPVDPGFSSLNIAQAVLLMSYEWMKSGLIEETATNFSGPELVPASKEQLHSLFAYLEGALEARGYFRPEEKKPKMVDNLRAVLTRAGFAEPELKVLRGIISSLDRFSPAMPRGDGSPADDPRRLPAAAQRSKPAQDKE
- the murI gene encoding glutamate racemase, which gives rise to MNERSSQRPILMFDSGVGGLTVLREARVLMPDRRFIYVADDAAFPYGAWEEPALKEHILSLFGKLLDRFRPSISVIACNTASTLVIEALREKFPGHPFVGTVPAIKPAAERTRSGLVSVLATPGTVKRQYTRDLISKWAQKCHVRLVGSDRLAGLAEIYMREGFVDEEAVRAEIAPCFIEHDGQRTDIVVLACTHYPFLANRMRKTAPWPVDWIDPAEAIARRALSLLDPSGAASGENEADIAVFTSGKADFAIRRLIQGFGLTAA
- a CDS encoding DUF3008 family protein yields the protein MPARSQAQQKAAGAALSAKRGETKKSELKGASREMYESMSEKQLEEFAETKRKDLPKKKDS